The following are from one region of the Camarhynchus parvulus chromosome 3, STF_HiC, whole genome shotgun sequence genome:
- the LOC115902305 gene encoding taste receptor type 2 member 9-like, with amino-acid sequence MEACHPRQQSNVTSYGAMALAIITLEAFPGLWINAFLVCVLCIAWVKKKTLNSNEKILLLLGCSRFWCLCFSWVYCSLSITCPNYLFVQPTFQLIVLFQSFFNGSNLWVSACLCVFYCIKIANFRNSFFIYLKVKTDRIVPWLLLASLLSALAISIIAYDIAVTKLSINRNSTGQGNFSKVSGKMDENFFQIFFIYGFGFVTSFTIVISSALLLLFSLWRHKCKMQKNSMNSLSMDAHIKAMKSILSFFIMYSINFMFLILSLIPSTKEENYVALLSLVFLYAFPGVHSLILIFSNPKLEKTLIRFLSCVKCKDCMR; translated from the coding sequence ATGGAAGCTTGTCACCCGCGACAGCAATCCAATGTCACTTCATATGGGGCCATGGCTTTGGCCATCATCACCCTGGAGGCATTTCCTGGCTTGTGGATAAATGCCTTCCTTGTTTGTGTGCTTTGCATTGCCTGGGTCAAAAAGAAAACCTTGAACTCTAATGAGAAgatcttgctgctgctgggatgctccaggtTTTGGTGTTTGTGCTTCTCATGGGTATATTGCTCCCTTTCAATAACTTGTCCCAATTACCTTTTTGTTCAACCCACATTTCAACTAATTGTactttttcaaagcttttttaaTGGTTCCAACTTGTGGGTTTCTGCCTGTCTTTGTGTTTTTTATTGTATAAAAATCGCCAATTTCAGGAACAGCTTCTTCATCTACCTGAAAGTAAAAACAGACAGGATTGTGCCTTGGCTTTTGTTGGCATCATTGCTTTCAGCCTTGGCTATCAGCATCATTGCCTATGACATCGCTGTTACAAAGCTCAGTATCAACCGCAATTCCACTGGGCAAGGAAATTTTTCAAAAGTTAGTGGCAAAATGGATGAAAATTTTTTCCAGATATTCTTTATCTATGGCTTTGGATTTGTCACATCTTTCACAATAGTCATCTCTTctgcccttctccttctcttttctctctggagACACAAATGCAAGATGCAGAAAAACTCCATGAACAGCCTCAGCATGGATGCCCACATCAAAGCCATGAAATCtattctctccttttttataATGTATAGTATTAACTTTATGTTTTTGATTCTGTCACTAATTCCTtcaacaaaggaagaaaattatgtgGCACTTCTTAGTTTAGTATTTCTGTATGCTTTTCCAGGTGTTCATTCCCTTATTCTGATTTTCAGCAATCCCAAACTGGAAAAGACACTGATAAGGTTTCTATCCTGTGTCAAGTGCAAGGATTGCATGAGGTAG
- the LOC115902306 gene encoding LOW QUALITY PROTEIN: taste receptor type 2 member 9-like (The sequence of the model RefSeq protein was modified relative to this genomic sequence to represent the inferred CDS: inserted 1 base in 1 codon) yields MEACHPALQFNVTSYGATILAIITLEVFVGMWINAFIVCVLCIAWVKKKILNSNEKILLLLGCSRISYLCILWVYHFLSKIYPNYLHVHNIFQLLATFATFFNYSNLWVSACLCGFYCIKIANFRNSFFIYLKVKIDRMVPWLLLGSEVLALAMGIVICALVETAQSSNITLTSQENFWEARITMDKXFFSSFFLTGFGYAASFTAVFFAAVFLLFSLWRHKHTMQTSSMKDLSMDAHIRAMKSVLSFLVMYSINFLCLVLTIIYAMKKENTMTLLISIYLYAFPGIHSLILIFSNPKLKKALLKILSCVKCEFFIK; encoded by the exons ATGGAAGCTTGTCACCCTGCACTGCAATTCAATGTCACTTCCTATGGAGCCACAATTCTGGCCATCATCaccctggaggtgtttgtgGGCATGTGGATAAATGCTTTCATCGTTTGTGTGCTTTGCATTGCCTGGgtcaaaaagaaaatcctgaacTCTAATGAGAAgatcttgctgctgctgggatgctccaggattTCTTATTTGTGCATCTTATGGGTATACCACTTCCTTTCAAAAATTTATCCCAACTATCTTCATGTTCACAATATATTTCAACTACTTGCAACTTTTGCAaccttttttaattattccaaCTTGTGGgtctcagcctgtctttgtgGTTTCTACTGCATAAAAATTGCCAATTTCAGGAACAGCTTCTTCATCTACCTGAAAGTAAAAATTGACAGGATGGTGCCCTGGCTCTTGTTGGGGTCAGAGGTTTTAGCCCTGGCTATGGGCATTGTTATCTGTGCCCTCGTGGAAACTGCGCAGAGTAGCAACATCACTTTAACTAGCCAAGAAAACTTTTGGGAAGCAAGAATCACAATGgata catttttctcatctttttttctcactggCTTTGGATATGCTGCCTCATTCACGGCAGtcttctttgctgctgttttccttctcttttctctctggagACACAAGCACACCATGCAGACCAGCTCCATGAAGGACCTCAGCATGGATGCCCACATCAGAGCCATGAAATCTGTCCTCTCCTTCTTAGTGATGTACAGCATCAACTTTCTATGTTTGGTCTTGACAATAATTTATGccatgaagaaagaaaataccatGACACTCCTTATATCCATATATTTGTATGCTTTTCCAGGTATTCATTCCcttattctgattttcagtaATCCCAAGCTGAAAAAGGCACTACTGAAGATTCTCTCCTGTGTGAAGTGTGAGTTTTTCATCAAGTAG